The following proteins are co-located in the Alkalidesulfovibrio alkalitolerans DSM 16529 genome:
- a CDS encoding Hsp20/alpha crystallin family protein, whose translation MVIDFSNFHDLPRQMDRVLAEFMRPYGPVSRGMAYPPLNISEDEESVVIAAEIPGVDMSELDLTLTNKSLVIKGERKVEQGKYYRQERPTGPFQRIVTLGVPVDRDQIKATLKDGVLTVVLPKAEAIKPRKISIEDA comes from the coding sequence ATGGTCATCGACTTCAGCAATTTCCATGATCTGCCGCGCCAAATGGATCGCGTTCTGGCCGAATTCATGCGCCCCTACGGGCCTGTCTCGCGGGGCATGGCCTATCCGCCGCTGAACATCAGCGAGGACGAGGAGAGCGTGGTCATCGCCGCCGAGATCCCCGGCGTGGACATGTCGGAACTGGACCTGACCCTGACCAACAAGAGCCTGGTCATCAAGGGCGAGCGCAAGGTGGAGCAGGGCAAGTATTACCGCCAGGAGCGCCCCACTGGTCCGTTCCAGCGCATCGTCACCCTGGGCGTGCCGGTGGACCGTGACCAAATCAAGGCCACCCTCAAGGACGGGGTGTTGACCGTCGTCCTGCCCAAGGCCGAGGCGATCAAGCCGCGCAAGATCAGCATCGAGGACGCATAA
- a CDS encoding Trm112 family protein, translated as MALNPELLQILVCPRCKADIELTPEEDGLICRACGVAYPIVDDIPVMLVEEAIPLNEWEEKRPSAKK; from the coding sequence ATGGCACTGAACCCCGAACTTCTGCAAATCCTCGTCTGCCCCAGGTGCAAGGCCGACATCGAACTCACGCCCGAGGAGGACGGCCTGATCTGCCGCGCCTGCGGCGTCGCCTATCCCATCGTGGACGACATCCCGGTGATGCTCGTGGAAGAGGCCATCCCCCTGAACGAATGGGAAGAAAAGCGCCCTTCGGCCAAGAAGTAA
- a CDS encoding PHP domain-containing protein translates to MPKIIASDQRRIDLHSHSTASDGTCTPAEVVRLGAEAGLSALALTDHDTVDGLAEARQAAQGLSMEFIPGCELTATGEPRSMDILGLWLPEKTDKLGAALAWLISRRNERNLEMVEKLTRLGCEVSLEELNAITDGTVGRPHIARLLKQKGYVGSVQEAFDRYLGRSGAAYTPKTAFGQREAVELLKAEGATVILAHPAIYDLSVREIETVVRRLADYGLDGIEAYYTEHSRNKVYEYLCLAERLGLVVSGGSDFHGAVKPEIRLGTGKGNLHVPYAVLETLKERRAAQGLPA, encoded by the coding sequence ATGCCCAAAATCATCGCCTCGGATCAACGTCGCATCGACCTGCACAGCCACTCCACCGCCTCGGACGGCACTTGTACGCCCGCCGAGGTCGTGCGCCTAGGCGCCGAGGCCGGGCTCTCGGCCCTGGCCCTGACCGACCACGACACCGTGGACGGGCTCGCCGAGGCGCGGCAGGCCGCGCAGGGACTGAGCATGGAATTCATCCCCGGCTGCGAACTGACCGCCACGGGCGAGCCCCGCTCCATGGACATCCTGGGTCTGTGGCTGCCCGAGAAGACGGACAAACTCGGCGCGGCGCTTGCCTGGCTCATCTCGCGGCGAAACGAGCGCAACCTGGAGATGGTCGAAAAGCTCACGCGCCTTGGCTGCGAAGTGAGCCTTGAAGAGTTGAACGCCATTACCGACGGCACCGTGGGGCGGCCGCACATCGCGCGCCTGCTCAAGCAGAAGGGCTACGTGGGGTCGGTGCAGGAGGCCTTCGACCGCTATCTGGGCCGCTCGGGCGCGGCCTACACGCCAAAGACCGCCTTTGGCCAGCGCGAGGCAGTGGAACTGCTCAAGGCCGAGGGCGCCACGGTCATCCTGGCGCACCCGGCGATCTACGACCTCTCGGTACGCGAGATCGAGACGGTGGTCCGGCGGCTGGCGGACTACGGGCTGGACGGCATCGAGGCCTACTACACCGAGCACTCGCGCAACAAGGTTTACGAGTACCTGTGCCTGGCCGAGCGCCTGGGGCTGGTCGTCTCGGGCGGATCGGACTTTCACGGCGCGGTCAAGCCGGAAATCAGGCTCGGCACGGGCAAGGGCAACCTGCACGTGCCCTACGCCGTGCTCGAAACGCTCAAGGAGCGCCGCGCCGCCCAGGGCCTGCCAGCCTGA
- a CDS encoding LarC family nickel insertion protein, giving the protein MKSHDKTLFLDPRGGIAGDMLLAALAGLGADLARFQALLRAAGLDVALSLEQRSRAGIAGVGLRIDAPGAQPLRHLADLLALTDALSLPPRAAGRSRAAFRRLAEVEAAVHGVGIEEVHFHEVGAVDTLVDVAGAFWALDELRVGEVVCASLPWFSGTVACAHGLLPLPAPAVLRLLEGKPVYATGIEEEIVTPTGALLVDQVATRFAPGPDGIVLAQATAFGGRVIEAAPWGLRAVLLENYL; this is encoded by the coding sequence ATGAAATCGCACGATAAGACGCTTTTTCTCGATCCTCGGGGCGGGATCGCCGGAGATATGCTCCTGGCCGCGCTGGCCGGGCTCGGGGCCGATCTTGCGCGCTTTCAGGCCCTGCTTCGCGCGGCCGGGCTCGACGTGGCTCTTTCGCTCGAGCAAAGGAGCCGGGCGGGCATCGCGGGCGTGGGACTTCGCATCGACGCGCCTGGCGCGCAGCCTCTGCGTCATCTCGCGGATCTTCTCGCTCTCACGGACGCGCTCTCGCTGCCGCCCCGCGCGGCGGGGAGGAGCAGGGCGGCCTTTCGCAGGCTGGCGGAGGTGGAGGCGGCGGTGCACGGCGTGGGGATTGAGGAGGTGCATTTCCACGAGGTCGGGGCCGTGGACACGCTGGTGGACGTGGCCGGGGCCTTCTGGGCGCTCGACGAGCTTCGCGTGGGCGAGGTCGTGTGCGCGTCGCTACCCTGGTTCTCGGGCACGGTGGCCTGCGCGCACGGGCTCTTGCCGCTTCCCGCGCCCGCCGTGCTGCGGCTGCTTGAGGGCAAGCCGGTCTACGCCACCGGCATCGAGGAGGAGATCGTCACGCCCACGGGCGCGCTGCTCGTGGATCAGGTCGCGACGCGCTTCGCGCCGGGGCCGGACGGGATCGTCCTGGCCCAGGCCACAGCCTTCGGCGGCCGGGTCATCGAGGCTGCGCCGTGGGGGCTTCGGGCCGTGTTATTGGAGAACTACTTGTAG
- a CDS encoding CBS and ACT domain-containing protein: MRVKTWMTKNVITVSPDESMMKASKLMKDHEIRRLPVVDEQGRLIGIISDRDVKEASPSKATTLDVHELYYLLSEIKVKDIMTKTAIALHVEDTVEKAAVVMHDRRVGGLPVVDDANKVVGIITESDIFRVFIDITRVRDGGIQMGFKLTREPGALKPILQDITNAGASILSIMTVYPQGQEHRNAYIRIAEMEKSELNKLRDQLSGAYELMFWLRDNVHPVVQ; this comes from the coding sequence ATGCGCGTGAAGACCTGGATGACCAAGAACGTCATCACCGTGAGCCCGGACGAATCCATGATGAAGGCGTCCAAGCTCATGAAGGACCACGAAATCCGCCGCCTGCCCGTCGTGGACGAACAAGGCAGGCTGATCGGCATCATCTCCGACCGGGACGTCAAGGAAGCCTCGCCCTCCAAGGCCACGACCCTGGACGTGCACGAGTTGTACTATCTGCTTTCCGAGATCAAGGTCAAAGACATCATGACCAAGACCGCCATCGCCCTGCACGTGGAGGACACGGTGGAAAAAGCCGCCGTGGTCATGCACGACCGCCGCGTGGGCGGCCTGCCCGTGGTGGACGACGCCAACAAGGTGGTGGGCATCATCACCGAGTCGGACATCTTCAGGGTCTTCATCGACATCACCCGCGTGCGCGACGGCGGCATCCAGATGGGCTTCAAGCTGACCCGTGAGCCGGGCGCGCTCAAGCCCATCCTGCAGGACATCACCAACGCCGGAGCCAGCATCCTTTCGATCATGACGGTCTATCCGCAGGGTCAGGAGCACCGCAACGCCTACATCCGCATCGCCGAGATGGAGAAGTCGGAGTTGAACAAGCTGCGAGATCAGTTGAGCGGCGCCTACGAGCTCATGTTCTGGTTGCGCGACAACGTGCATCCCGTGGTGCAGTGA